AGCTGCAAGAGAGTGTTAGAGGCTGTGATGTATATTTAGTGCAGCCAACATGCCCTCCTGCAAATGAGAACCTCATGGAGCTTCTCATAATGATAGATGCTTGTCGGAGAGCATCAGCCAAAAATATCACTGCAGTGATACCCTATTTTGGTTATGCCAGAGCTGATAGAAAGGCAAGTtcaatatattttgtaataaattatcAGGGATGAAATCATAAAAAGATGAATATATGTATAGAGATGTAAGCTGCAAATTGAATAGGTTGAAAGCCAACCATTTGAAGCAGCCTAGTCTTGTCCCATTCAGAATCAGTAACAAATTTTTGCTATCTTATGTTAGAATTATGCTTATTGGGACAATGCCCTTGCTTCTTgctgtttttatttctttaaggTATGAATTTCAGAAGCTAACTTTCTTCTTCGTGTCTGTAATCTTATTTTCAGACTCAAGGACGTGAATCCATTGCAGCCAAACTAGTTGCAAATCTTATAACAGAAGCTGGTGCAGACCGTGTTCTTGCTTGTGACCTTCATTCTGGGCAGTCCATGGGTTATTTTGATATTCCAGTGGACCATGTGTACTGTCAGGTATTTGGTCATCAAACTTCAAACTTATAATTGTTGTCTGTCAATGACTAAATGATTGCTGATTCTGCTATACTTTTTGCATTGTGTACCGTAGCCTGTGGTTCTTGATTATCTTGCTAGCAAGAAAATTTGTTCTGGTGACTTGGTAGTGGTCTCACCTGATGTTGGTGGAGTTGCAAGAGCGCGTTCTTTTGCAAAAAAATTGTCAGATGCACCTTTAGCCATTGTAGATAAAAGGCGCCACGCACACAATGTTGCAGAGGTAATGCCTTTCTCCACAATTATGCTGtcattatttttcttccttactgattatattattatactTAACGTTGTTCCAAGGTTTTTGATATACAGTTGTTAGAGATTAAGACGGTATGTTCTTATTCAGGGACGTAATAGTACATTTGTCAGCTATAGTAGGCAcaagtatttattaaaaatgttgcaCCTTTTTCCCATATGGAGCTGACATTTTGGTCTACAGTTAGTGTTTCAGTAATTGCTGAAGTTAATTGATATAAAGAGGGTTCAGACTTGGCAGCAGGCTGATTTCTGAGGCTAATGAGTCTTTTAATTCCTCAGTTTGTGTTTAGTTCTATGGTTAATAGACATTATTAATGAATCAAAGCCCATGCCTAGCTTTTATTTGCTCAGGTAATGAATCTGATCGGTGATGTCAAAGGAAAAGTTGCAGTTATGGTGGATGACATGATTGACACCGCTGGTGAGTGAAAACAATATGATGATGGCCGCCAAAAACCTGTTCTTAATCACAAACGAACcttctaatttgtttcaaattaaattaatttaattcatcaatgTTTTCTAGGAACGATTGCAAAGGGGGCAGCACTTTTACACCAAGAGGGGGCAAGGGAAGTTTATGCATGCTGTACTCATGCAGTTTTCAggttttaaaaacttaaaaaatgcTTTGGATGAACTAGTAGGAATAAGCACACATATATAGCATTCAACCATGCTGTACTGATTTGCTGTGGTTGTGGTTGTTGTATGTGTTGGCAGCCCTCCTGCAATAGAGAGGTTATCAGGTGGTGTGTTTCAAGAAGTAATCATAACAAATACACTACCAGTGGCAGAGAAGAATTACTTCCCGCAGTTGACGGTTCTTTCAGTGGCAAACCTGTTGGGTGAAACCATTTGGCGCGTTCATGATGACTGTTCCGTCAGTAGCATATTTCTGTGACAAATCCCCAAACTactttcttcttcaaatttatgcatgttttgcCTTGGCTGAAAAGGAATAAGCTTTAGTCCAATTCATATCTCATTTTGCCTTGGAGAATCTACTAACACATGCCTCTCATATCTCATTCTTCCTTTCTCTCTGCATCTCCAGATTCTagttttttcctctttttttttttagctaaattccTTTTTCTTGTAGACTACTTACACTATTTAtacattatttcattttaatttacaattttttgcGTTAATATTACTACTTTTGAAATAGTAATGTAGTAATTATAtctttatttctataaatatcaatCTTAATTGTTATCATTAAGCatcaatcaatatttttatttttaaatttttggaatatttatgtttgactaaaaataactttcttctaatcatatttgaaaatattgtttGACAAAAGTTCAAGAAGCATAAGTATTTCCACTTGGAGCTCACTCCaagttatatgtatataattttcataaaattataccAACTGTtgggaaaaatgaaaatttgctTATGCAGGAGTTTGGACAaaactgaatttttttcttatgaatgtgttaaattgaaaaaaaatcaaattcagtATCAATAACTTAGATTGAAGTAGGTTTAGATAAGTACATAAGGTTGAaatgaacaataaataaatgctgATACGATTCAAATTTGTATCTGTACATagtaagataaaaaaaatgcaaagcAAAACCAAAGTAACAAGTAAGATAAACATTTAAGAGTGTAATTTTGTAAACTAAAATTAGGTGTTGTTTGTACAACATGCACTGAGATGAGCTTCAAGTATTTTACTCAACGCTCAAGATTTAGTGTTCTTTATTtgtcatttgtttttttttttaataaattagtcatttccattattatattttgtattatgtttttaataattgattaattacataacgtttaattaatattaaatggcATTATGTGGTCAGATCATAACGTGTGAAGACAATTTATATTAGTAAGCAATCTAAAAGGTTCATAGTATGATGAATCGAGATTTAGCAAATCTACTAAAGGACtattatgtcgtctatcaagttcAATACGAGAGACACATTGTCTTGAGTGTTAGAATGATTGACTTCCAGAAAATAAAGATTTAGATGTGATTGTTTGGATTGACAATATATCGGACATGATtcaagtgaaattaattttgaatccgtttatggattgaCATTCATAATGTGACTTACCTCAATCCTAAGTAAGTGACTGATTATGTTTGTGTGATTCGTATATTTTGATGCATTGAAAGCCTAAGCTCAAAAGATAATAAAGTCGAAAGCTGGTatgttgggtgtacgacttatACATAGCATAGTTTCATTTACAATAGAGGAATTCGTAGTCGATAAAGGATAAATGACAGCCTCTCATCGGCATTACATAATAGGAGGAAAAGTAACATGTACACAAGTCCTTCGTCTAAgatgaattatttaattattatatgttcGTAATTGACTTCATaaaagaagatgtaatggtcacgttaaaataaaatagaatcatattagGTGAGCGGATTTAACCCAAAGAGATTAACGTCATCCTACGTGAGTAAAACACTTATGAAAAGGTCATTAAACAAACACTTATTAAGTTATTttcataatgatatataataagtGAGAATTCAACATGGTATTTTAGTGAAATGACTCAATAATTGaataatgttataattaatagacaaaagatcGAAATTTagttacaaattatttgaatatgtcCAATCGATCTCTCCGCTAACTCGacataacccaaaataaattgcatgtaGAATCAATATAATTGAAGGAATGAAAACGATgattaagataaataaattgcaTATTACTATCAATTGTGAATGCTTTTTCTCGCTAAATATAAAAGATGACTTAGGCGTAAATTAAtccattcaaattattatttaattgatagtaattaaataattaaagtttgaattaaaaataaatcaattaatcatcgtaattttattaaacgggacaattaaatatattttctcattctttttgaaaattaagattttagtctttgtacttgtattttcaagaatttaatcact
The Gossypium raimondii isolate GPD5lz chromosome 8, ASM2569854v1, whole genome shotgun sequence DNA segment above includes these coding regions:
- the LOC105791957 gene encoding ribose-phosphate pyrophosphokinase 1 isoform X1, which codes for MASFTISSPSKSSSFLSSSLSSLFTPSSLSRKSFAFNISRSPICAPNSLKCELPQPVNYENGIPTIPVLNERILPKFVESNRMDKAVNRNGAKLKLFSGTSNPALSQEIAWYMGLELGKVSIKRFADGEIYVQLQESVRGCDVYLVQPTCPPANENLMELLIMIDACRRASAKNITAVIPYFGYARADRKTQGRESIAAKLVANLITEAGADRVLACDLHSGQSMGYFDIPVDHVYCQPVVLDYLASKKICSGDLVVVSPDVGGVARARSFAKKLSDAPLAIVDKRRHAHNVAELLFAQVMNLIGDVKGKVAVMVDDMIDTAGTIAKGAALLHQEGAREVYACCTHAVFSPPAIERLSGGVFQEVIITNTLPVAEKNYFPQLTVLSVANLLGETIWRVHDDCSVSSIFL
- the LOC105791957 gene encoding ribose-phosphate pyrophosphokinase 1 isoform X2, with translation MASFTISSPSKSSSFLSSSLSSLFTPSSLSRKSFAFNISRSPICAPNSLKCELPQPVNYENGIPTIPVLNERILPKFVESNRMDKAVNRNGAKLKLFSGTSNPALSQEIAWYMGLELGKVSIKRFADGEIYVQLQESVRGCDVYLVQPTCPPANENLMELLIMIDACRRASAKNITAVIPYFGYARADRKTQGRESIAAKLVANLITEAGADRVLACDLHSGQSMGYFDIPVDHVYCQPVVLDYLASKKICSGDLVVVSPDVGGVARARSFAKKLSDAPLAIVDKRRHAHNVAEVMNLIGDVKGKVAVMVDDMIDTAGTIAKGAALLHQEGAREVYACCTHAVFSPPAIERLSGGVFQEVIITNTLPVAEKNYFPQLTVLSVANLLGETIWRVHDDCSVSSIFL